One segment of Natranaeroarchaeum aerophilus DNA contains the following:
- a CDS encoding ORC1-type DNA replication protein produces the protein MSDDPEDDMLGWDETVFRDEHVFEIDYVPETFKHRGSQMESLKYALRPAVRGSRPLNAMVRGPPGTGKTTAVQKLFSELRAQTDIKTVRVNCQVNGTRYSVFSRLFEGVFDYEPPTSGISFKKLFTQITDRLVEDEEVLVVALDDVNYLFYENEASDTLYSLLRAHEEHTGAKIGVIVISSDPDLEVIDELDSRVQSVFRPEEVYFNRYGEGEIVDILRERAKRGFHEGVVTTDVLERVAELTANSGDLRVGIDLLRRAGLNAEMRASRTISVQDAEDAYEKSKYIHLSRNLNNLTDNEQTLVEVIAEHDGEQAGEVYDVFNDRTDLGYTRYSEIVNKLEKLGIVETEYAEIEGRGRSRALSLAYESEEVLERLND, from the coding sequence ATGAGTGACGATCCCGAAGACGATATGCTCGGCTGGGACGAGACTGTCTTTCGGGACGAGCACGTCTTCGAGATCGATTACGTACCGGAAACGTTCAAACACCGCGGGAGCCAGATGGAGAGTCTCAAGTACGCGTTGCGGCCCGCAGTGCGTGGCTCGCGCCCGCTCAACGCGATGGTGCGTGGTCCACCGGGGACTGGGAAGACGACCGCAGTCCAGAAACTGTTCAGCGAACTCCGTGCACAGACGGATATCAAGACGGTCAGGGTAAACTGTCAGGTCAACGGGACGCGATACTCCGTATTCTCCCGGCTGTTCGAGGGCGTCTTCGACTACGAACCGCCGACCAGCGGGATCTCGTTCAAGAAACTGTTTACCCAGATCACCGACAGGCTCGTCGAGGACGAGGAGGTACTCGTCGTCGCGCTCGACGACGTGAACTACCTGTTCTACGAGAACGAGGCGTCGGATACCCTCTACTCGCTGCTCCGTGCCCACGAGGAACACACCGGTGCGAAGATCGGCGTGATCGTCATCTCCTCGGACCCCGATCTGGAGGTTATCGACGAGCTCGATAGCCGCGTTCAGAGTGTCTTCCGGCCCGAGGAGGTGTACTTCAACCGCTATGGTGAGGGAGAGATCGTCGATATCCTCCGCGAGCGCGCGAAACGGGGCTTTCACGAGGGCGTCGTCACCACGGATGTGCTCGAACGCGTCGCCGAACTCACCGCCAACAGCGGCGATCTCCGGGTGGGGATCGACCTGCTCCGGCGGGCTGGCCTGAACGCAGAGATGCGCGCCAGTCGGACCATCAGCGTCCAGGATGCCGAAGACGCCTACGAGAAATCCAAATACATCCACCTCTCGCGGAACCTCAACAATCTCACCGACAACGAGCAAACGCTCGTCGAGGTCATCGCCGAGCACGACGGTGAGCAGGCAGGCGAGGTCTACGATGTTTTCAACGACCGCACCGACCTGGGATACACCCGGTACTCGGAGATCGTCAATAAACTCGAAAAGCTCGGTATCGTCGAGACCGAGTACGCCGAGATCGAGGGGCGTGGACGCTCGCGGGCGCTCTCGCTCGCCTACGAGTCGGAGGAGGTGCTGGAGCGGCTCAATGACTGA
- a CDS encoding DUF4097 family beta strand repeat-containing protein, which produces MTREESRRTLLGGLGTAAIGALAGCVSVGDGVTEEISRTYETEQLTVETRVGDLTVDTADRDDVLVEGERQANDEDQLDELTLEAERNGDSLALRVQGNTDASGLLFGSTPRIDLNVTVPSSVAVARLETNTGDLTAATGDTETDVETNTGDIQVTDGVAEVRTNTGDVETGDAATPTGVRTNTGDLSVEDGRMLRQVDTDTGDVEVGFPALDGDVSIDTDTGDVALRVAPELDVTADAESSTGDVTGAGQFEAVAQRSGRFEGTLGDGTHRVRVRSSTGDVTVEVFD; this is translated from the coding sequence ATGACACGAGAGGAATCGCGCCGAACGCTCCTCGGTGGGCTCGGAACGGCGGCAATCGGTGCCCTCGCGGGCTGTGTATCGGTCGGCGACGGCGTGACGGAGGAGATAAGCCGGACGTATGAGACGGAGCAACTGACGGTCGAAACCCGCGTCGGCGACCTGACAGTCGATACCGCTGACCGCGACGACGTGCTCGTGGAGGGCGAAAGGCAGGCGAACGACGAGGACCAGCTGGACGAACTCACACTCGAAGCGGAGCGAAACGGGGACTCGCTGGCCCTGCGCGTCCAGGGCAATACCGATGCGAGCGGCCTGCTGTTCGGTTCGACACCACGGATCGATCTGAACGTCACCGTACCGTCCTCGGTAGCTGTGGCCCGGTTGGAGACGAATACGGGTGATCTGACCGCTGCCACCGGGGACACCGAAACCGACGTGGAGACAAATACAGGCGACATCCAGGTGACTGATGGCGTGGCCGAGGTTCGGACGAATACTGGCGACGTCGAGACCGGCGACGCGGCGACGCCGACCGGGGTCAGGACGAACACGGGTGACCTGTCCGTCGAGGACGGTCGGATGCTCCGACAGGTAGACACCGACACGGGCGACGTCGAGGTCGGGTTTCCGGCGCTGGACGGTGACGTGTCGATCGATACGGACACAGGCGACGTAGCCCTGCGGGTCGCGCCCGAACTCGACGTCACCGCCGACGCCGAGAGCAGTACGGGCGACGTGACTGGCGCGGGACAGTTCGAGGCCGTCGCACAGCGGTCCGGACGGTTCGAGGGGACGCTTGGCGATGGGACCCATCGGGTGCGAGTCAGGTCGAGCACCGGCGACGTGACCGTCGAGGTTTTCGACTGA
- a CDS encoding MutS-related protein, which produces MEFEAIPGVGEKTATALAELDDPERALETGDVAALSHAPGITQGRAARIARGAIRQEHGDDGEFLATNRAREIYREVLSLLQERTVTTYAERRLETFFPTSAESRVEEVRSFVEAAMDREADPEALDALEAVEPLDEPSDVRVRDRCLATTDAERYREATEAIPELSVEVVEDARGLAELARGYSTVIAIDEAFAGVDVEGDVRVQPKALDEPSEIVPERPLAFFAANRDRLRAAIRVHRLTDLDPPCDLDMLEAALDRLDTDGTVAGDDELDRLSTAVDDLDAAVSTAESVANDHLRQSIREQDVTVEGADLLSLVEQGAGVDSLLSRELADEYAEAVDAAREELIGSLALDSGEADIARRAFGEDPHFPVERNEEAISRLREELKTARDRRATRLKRDLASDLADERADAEALVRAALELDVELAVARFADDFDCTMPEFGGDEGHVGIEGGRSPLLDVPIEDVDPVDYEIGGVALLSGVNSGGKTSTLDLVAAVTILAHMGLPVPADTARIDRFEDLHYHAKTQGTLDAGAFESTVREFAGLATGGAGSLVLVDELESITEPGASAKIIAGILEALDENGATAVFVSHLAGEIRETATFDVAVDGIEAEGLVDGELQVNRSPVKDHLARSTPELIVEKLAGEHDTEFYAELLEKFE; this is translated from the coding sequence CGACCCCGAGCGGGCGCTGGAGACCGGCGACGTCGCGGCGCTCTCGCACGCACCGGGTATCACACAGGGACGCGCGGCCCGGATCGCTCGCGGCGCGATCCGGCAGGAACACGGCGACGACGGGGAGTTCCTGGCGACGAACCGGGCCAGAGAGATCTACCGCGAGGTGCTTTCCCTGCTACAGGAGCGAACGGTGACGACCTACGCCGAGCGACGGCTGGAGACGTTCTTCCCCACGAGCGCGGAGAGTCGCGTCGAGGAGGTACGGTCTTTCGTCGAGGCGGCGATGGATCGGGAGGCCGACCCCGAGGCGCTCGACGCGCTCGAAGCCGTCGAACCGCTCGACGAGCCAAGCGACGTGCGGGTCCGGGATCGGTGTCTGGCGACGACCGACGCCGAGCGGTACCGGGAGGCCACGGAGGCCATCCCCGAATTGAGCGTCGAGGTCGTCGAGGACGCCCGCGGGCTGGCCGAACTCGCGCGGGGCTATTCAACTGTTATCGCCATCGACGAGGCCTTCGCCGGGGTCGACGTCGAGGGGGATGTCAGGGTACAGCCCAAGGCGCTCGACGAGCCGAGCGAGATCGTCCCCGAGCGTCCGCTGGCCTTCTTCGCGGCCAACCGCGATCGACTGCGCGCGGCGATCCGCGTCCACCGACTGACCGACCTGGACCCGCCCTGCGATCTCGACATGCTGGAAGCCGCGCTCGACCGCCTCGATACGGACGGAACTGTTGCAGGTGACGACGAACTCGACCGGCTCTCGACCGCCGTCGATGATCTGGACGCCGCCGTCTCGACCGCCGAGAGCGTGGCCAACGATCACCTCCGCCAGTCGATCCGCGAGCAGGACGTCACAGTCGAAGGAGCCGACCTGCTCTCGCTGGTCGAACAGGGCGCGGGCGTCGATTCGTTGCTCTCCCGCGAACTGGCCGACGAGTACGCGGAGGCGGTCGACGCCGCCCGCGAGGAGCTGATCGGCTCGCTCGCCCTCGACAGTGGCGAGGCCGATATCGCCCGCCGGGCGTTCGGCGAGGATCCTCATTTCCCGGTCGAGCGAAACGAAGAAGCGATCTCCCGGCTTCGCGAGGAGCTCAAAACCGCCCGCGATCGGCGTGCCACCCGGCTCAAGCGAGACCTCGCAAGCGATCTTGCCGACGAGCGCGCGGATGCCGAGGCACTGGTCCGGGCGGCGCTCGAACTCGACGTCGAACTCGCAGTTGCGCGTTTCGCCGACGACTTCGACTGCACGATGCCCGAGTTCGGCGGCGACGAGGGACATGTCGGTATCGAGGGCGGGCGCTCGCCCCTGCTAGATGTCCCGATCGAGGACGTCGATCCGGTCGACTACGAGATCGGCGGCGTTGCCCTCCTGTCGGGCGTGAACTCCGGTGGCAAGACGTCGACGCTCGATCTGGTCGCCGCGGTGACGATCCTCGCCCACATGGGCCTGCCCGTGCCCGCCGACACGGCCCGAATCGACCGGTTCGAGGATCTGCACTACCACGCCAAAACACAGGGAACCCTCGACGCCGGGGCGTTCGAGAGCACAGTCCGGGAGTTCGCGGGGCTGGCGACCGGCGGCGCTGGCAGTCTCGTCCTCGTCGACGAACTCGAAAGCATCACCGAACCGGGCGCGAGCGCGAAGATCATCGCGGGTATCCTCGAAGCACTCGACGAGAACGGTGCGACCGCCGTGTTCGTCTCCCACCTCGCGGGCGAGATCCGCGAGACAGCCACCTTCGACGTGGCAGTCGATGGCATCGAGGCCGAGGGGCTGGTCGACGGCGAGTTGCAGGTCAACCGCTCGCCGGTCAAAGATCACCTCGCTCGCTCGACGCCGGAGTTGATCGTCGAGAAACTGGCGGGGGAGCACGATACCGAGTTCTACGCCGAACTACTGGAGAAATTCGAGTGA